Proteins found in one Fulvitalea axinellae genomic segment:
- a CDS encoding VanZ family protein, whose protein sequence is MFFRYNLYTIIWALVILLLTMLPGEHFPRPMKLDFFQFDKVAHAGIFCVLTMLMIVGFKKQGKYQVLRYRAIPYTVGITLAYGLAIELLQSAVPGRGFEYLDLLANALGVLIGCVAFRLIYRI, encoded by the coding sequence ATGTTTTTCAGGTATAATCTATATACGATCATTTGGGCCTTGGTCATTCTGTTGCTGACCATGTTGCCCGGCGAGCATTTTCCTCGCCCTATGAAGCTGGATTTTTTTCAGTTTGATAAAGTGGCCCATGCGGGTATTTTTTGCGTTTTGACCATGCTGATGATCGTTGGCTTCAAGAAGCAGGGCAAGTATCAGGTGTTGCGCTACAGGGCAATTCCCTACACCGTGGGCATCACGCTGGCCTATGGCTTGGCGATCGAGCTTCTGCAGAGCGCCGTACCCGGAAGGGGCTTTGAATATTTGGACCTTTTGGCCAATGCCTTGGGCGTACTTATAGGGTGCGTGGCGTTTAGGCTTATTTATAGAATCTGA
- a CDS encoding DUF6787 family protein, which translates to MADITTSEEAPKGFINKMKKRWGVESTWSVIAILIVFSLTGMTVVRLRKVLFGVIGFDDATPFWIKTVTYILCVFPMYQGLILVYGFIFGQFAFFWEKEKKLGRLFVKLFNKISGKKA; encoded by the coding sequence ATGGCAGATATTACGACTAGCGAAGAGGCTCCAAAAGGCTTTATTAACAAGATGAAAAAACGCTGGGGAGTGGAGAGTACTTGGAGCGTGATAGCGATTCTTATTGTTTTCTCACTGACGGGGATGACTGTTGTAAGGCTTCGTAAGGTGCTGTTCGGAGTGATTGGTTTTGATGATGCGACACCCTTTTGGATCAAAACCGTCACATATATTCTCTGCGTTTTTCCTATGTACCAAGGGCTGATTCTCGTCTACGGATTCATTTTCGGTCAGTTCGCTTTCTTTTGGGAAAAAGAGAAAAAGTTAGGTCGTCTTTTCGTAAAGCTTTTCAATAAAATCTCAGGAAAAAAAGCCTAG
- the trhA gene encoding PAQR family membrane homeostasis protein TrhA — MAKTLLSAPLDREELANSITHGIGALLSIAGLGWLAIESHPIPDFWHSAALWIFGLSLVVLYSSSTIYHSLIDRKLKRTFQIVDHIAIYVLISGTYTPFAIIALNDRTAQIVTASLWALSAIGALFKIKYTGKYKVISTLSYLTMGWTALIFAGPLLEKISITGFIWLIGGGLAYTIGVIFFLWERLRYSHAIWHLFVLVGSGCHFYAVYRYVLPHAF, encoded by the coding sequence ATGGCCAAAACTTTACTCTCCGCCCCGCTGGACCGGGAAGAATTAGCAAACAGCATCACACACGGAATCGGCGCTCTGCTGAGTATCGCCGGTTTGGGTTGGTTGGCCATCGAGAGTCACCCAATACCCGATTTTTGGCACTCCGCGGCCCTTTGGATATTTGGGCTAAGCTTGGTGGTATTGTACTCCTCTTCCACGATTTACCACAGCCTGATCGACCGAAAGCTCAAACGGACTTTCCAAATCGTCGACCATATCGCCATCTACGTGCTGATCTCCGGCACTTACACGCCATTCGCAATTATCGCGCTAAATGACCGAACGGCTCAGATCGTTACGGCGAGCCTTTGGGCACTCAGCGCGATCGGCGCTTTATTCAAAATCAAATACACGGGAAAGTACAAAGTAATTTCGACGCTCTCTTACCTTACTATGGGCTGGACCGCCCTGATATTCGCTGGGCCATTGCTGGAAAAAATCAGCATCACGGGCTTTATCTGGCTTATCGGCGGAGGACTGGCGTACACTATCGGTGTTATTTTCTTTCTTTGGGAAAGGCTCCGCTATAGCCACGCCATTTGGCATTTGTTCGTATTGGTCGGCAGTGGGTGTCATTTCTACGCCGTATACCGCTACGTGCTTCCGCACGCTTTCTAA
- a CDS encoding potassium channel family protein, which produces MLFRFYLKPADRKESTVINATRVHHYSKRLRRFYLACGCIVASIGTGTTFYIYHEGFTPANAVYMAIITLSTVGFGEVEPLSEVGRIFTSGYIVVNLVIIAFGISTMAGYIFEGELRTIFRSIMTGNEVNKLKGHIIVCGYGRNGMKTCEEFRMAGKRFVVIENDPDICHALTEDPRFNVITGDATVEDTLRMARIDSATALITTLPKDSDNVYISLTSRELNRDLMIIARANEESAERKLKLAGANRVVKPDALGGSHMAKLVTQPVVIEFLDLLNGLSTETDMRLEEFAYGLFKKEYMGKTLRELDIRRNTNVMVIGYKHPEKGFLFTPSTSLKLNQNSVLILMGDEESLKKFKSRFSI; this is translated from the coding sequence TTGCTTTTTCGCTTTTATCTTAAGCCTGCGGACAGAAAAGAATCGACAGTGATAAACGCTACTAGGGTACATCATTACAGCAAAAGACTTAGGCGGTTTTATCTGGCCTGCGGGTGTATTGTGGCCAGTATCGGCACGGGCACTACCTTTTATATTTATCATGAGGGCTTTACTCCGGCCAACGCCGTTTACATGGCGATTATCACGCTTTCGACGGTGGGGTTCGGCGAGGTTGAGCCGTTGAGCGAAGTCGGCAGAATATTCACATCCGGGTATATAGTTGTGAATCTAGTGATTATCGCTTTCGGCATCTCCACTATGGCCGGATATATCTTCGAAGGTGAATTACGGACGATTTTTCGGAGCATTATGACAGGAAACGAAGTCAATAAGCTAAAAGGACACATTATCGTGTGCGGTTATGGCCGTAACGGGATGAAAACCTGTGAGGAATTCAGGATGGCGGGCAAGCGGTTTGTGGTTATCGAGAACGACCCGGACATTTGCCACGCGTTGACGGAAGATCCGAGATTTAACGTAATCACTGGCGACGCCACGGTGGAAGATACGCTGAGAATGGCCCGAATCGACAGCGCTACGGCCCTGATCACGACATTGCCCAAAGACTCCGACAACGTTTATATCTCATTGACCTCAAGAGAGCTGAACAGGGATTTGATGATTATCGCGCGGGCGAATGAGGAAAGCGCCGAGCGGAAGCTGAAATTGGCTGGCGCAAACCGTGTAGTAAAACCCGACGCTTTGGGAGGTTCGCATATGGCGAAGCTTGTGACTCAGCCTGTGGTTATCGAATTTTTGGATCTATTGAACGGCTTGAGTACCGAGACGGATATGCGTTTGGAGGAATTCGCTTACGGTTTGTTCAAAAAGGAATATATGGGCAAGACACTGAGGGAGCTGGATATTCGGAGAAATACCAACGTGATGGTAATCGGCTACAAACATCCGGAAAAGGGTTTTCTGTTTACGCCGTCCACCAGTTTGAAATTGAATCAGAATAGTGTTTTGATTTTGATGGGAGATGAGGAATCGTTGAAGAAATTCAAGTCTAGATTTTCGATCTGA
- the polA gene encoding DNA polymerase I, which produces MKKLFLLDAMALIYRAHFAFSKNPRINSKGLSTGAQLGFTNTLLEVIKKNNPTHLGVAFDTSAPTFRHEMYKEYKAHRDETPEDIKVAIPMVKDIVRAFNIPVIEMDGFEADDIIGTLAWKASDADYEVYMMTPDKDYAQLVRENVFLYKPAYMGNAVDILGIEEVKKKFDIDKVDQVRDILGMQGDASDNIPGIPGVGPKTAVKYLKAYGSVEGLIDHVHELKGKAKEKVEANKKLAILSKELATIHTDVPVEFDEDSLKYEGPDKEKLTEIFEELEFRTLLNRIFGTTATAQAKPAAKKAAPKKKSPAGAQLDMFGSGTSEETAEEETVREIKTIKNTLHDYHLINTPELRKSLAHYLSVQKAFCFDTETTGLDANTAELVGLAFSYMKGEAYYVPVPADRDEAQAIVDDFRSVFENKSITKIGQNLKYDLMVMRNYGVEVEGYLFDTMLAHYLIDPDSRHNMDVLAENFLDYAPVKIEELIGKKGKKQGTMRDVPVEKVVEYAGEDADITWQLAQAFKPELKANDLVKLYNDIEEPLVNVLATIEANGVRIDTDTLKELSVRFGEESQVIEKKIYELAGQEFNIGSPKQLGEILFDKMKLVEKPKKTATGQYATGEEILSKLAHEHKICDLILKFRGLQKLKSTYVDALPEMISEKDGLVHTSYNQAVAATGRLSSTNPNLQNIPIRTEEGRLIRKAFVPRDENHVLLAADYSQVELRIMAAFAKDESMIEAFKEGKDIHSMTASKVFKVPLEEVTSDMRRKAKTANFGIIYGISAHGLSQRLDIPRKEASAIIEAYFEQFPAVKKYMDDVIEQARENEYVETVFGRRRYLRDINSRSAVMRGYAERNAINAPIQGSAADTIKKAMINIHAWMKAKKLKSKMILQVHDELVFDAHKDELELLRKEIPTFMKAAADLEVPLEAEVGEGLNWLEAH; this is translated from the coding sequence ATGAAAAAACTCTTCCTCCTCGACGCGATGGCGCTGATTTACCGAGCGCACTTCGCTTTCAGCAAAAATCCGCGGATCAATTCGAAAGGCCTGAGCACCGGCGCACAACTTGGCTTTACCAACACCCTGTTGGAAGTCATCAAGAAGAACAACCCGACTCACCTCGGCGTGGCCTTCGACACCTCGGCGCCAACGTTCCGCCACGAGATGTACAAGGAATACAAAGCCCATCGCGACGAAACGCCGGAAGACATCAAAGTCGCCATCCCGATGGTAAAGGACATCGTGCGGGCGTTCAATATTCCCGTTATCGAGATGGACGGCTTCGAGGCCGACGATATTATCGGTACACTGGCCTGGAAAGCGAGCGACGCCGACTACGAGGTATACATGATGACGCCCGACAAGGACTACGCCCAGTTGGTACGCGAAAATGTCTTTCTGTACAAACCCGCCTACATGGGCAACGCCGTAGACATATTGGGCATAGAGGAAGTGAAGAAGAAATTCGATATTGACAAGGTGGACCAAGTGCGGGACATTCTCGGTATGCAGGGCGACGCTTCGGACAATATCCCCGGAATTCCCGGCGTAGGTCCGAAAACGGCGGTAAAATACCTGAAAGCTTACGGATCGGTAGAAGGCCTGATCGATCATGTGCACGAGCTGAAAGGCAAGGCCAAGGAAAAAGTGGAAGCCAATAAGAAACTGGCGATCCTTTCAAAAGAACTGGCTACAATTCATACTGATGTTCCCGTAGAATTTGATGAGGACTCCCTAAAATACGAAGGTCCGGACAAGGAAAAACTGACGGAGATTTTCGAGGAACTGGAATTCCGAACTCTGTTGAACCGGATCTTCGGCACAACGGCCACGGCACAGGCCAAACCCGCCGCCAAGAAAGCCGCGCCAAAGAAAAAATCTCCGGCCGGCGCCCAACTCGATATGTTCGGAAGCGGAACCTCGGAAGAAACAGCCGAAGAGGAAACTGTCCGTGAGATCAAGACGATCAAAAACACGCTCCACGATTATCACCTGATCAATACGCCCGAGTTACGCAAAAGCTTGGCGCATTACCTTTCGGTTCAGAAAGCTTTCTGCTTCGACACTGAAACCACCGGCCTCGACGCCAACACGGCGGAGCTTGTCGGCTTGGCATTCTCTTATATGAAAGGCGAGGCTTATTACGTACCGGTTCCCGCCGACCGTGACGAGGCCCAAGCTATCGTGGACGATTTCCGTTCGGTTTTCGAAAATAAAAGCATCACCAAGATTGGCCAAAACCTCAAGTACGACTTGATGGTAATGCGCAATTACGGTGTGGAAGTGGAAGGCTACCTTTTCGACACCATGCTGGCCCACTATCTTATAGATCCGGACAGCCGTCACAATATGGATGTCTTGGCCGAAAACTTTTTGGATTACGCCCCCGTGAAAATCGAGGAACTAATCGGAAAGAAAGGCAAGAAGCAGGGCACCATGCGTGATGTTCCCGTCGAAAAAGTAGTGGAATACGCCGGCGAGGACGCCGATATCACTTGGCAATTGGCGCAGGCTTTCAAGCCAGAACTGAAAGCCAACGATCTTGTAAAACTTTACAACGACATCGAAGAACCTCTGGTAAACGTTTTGGCTACGATAGAAGCGAACGGCGTACGCATCGACACTGATACTTTGAAGGAATTGTCGGTTCGTTTTGGTGAGGAAAGCCAAGTCATCGAAAAGAAAATCTACGAACTGGCCGGTCAAGAATTCAATATCGGATCGCCAAAACAGCTTGGAGAGATTCTGTTCGATAAAATGAAACTGGTGGAAAAGCCCAAGAAAACCGCCACGGGACAATACGCAACGGGCGAGGAAATCTTGAGCAAACTGGCCCACGAACACAAAATCTGCGACCTGATCCTGAAATTCCGCGGTTTGCAAAAGCTGAAGTCGACGTACGTGGACGCCCTGCCGGAAATGATCAGCGAGAAAGACGGGCTTGTACACACATCGTACAACCAAGCCGTAGCCGCCACCGGGCGCCTCAGCTCCACAAACCCGAACTTGCAGAACATCCCGATCCGTACCGAAGAAGGCCGACTGATCCGGAAAGCCTTCGTTCCCCGAGACGAAAACCACGTTTTGCTCGCCGCCGACTACTCGCAAGTCGAACTGCGCATTATGGCGGCTTTCGCCAAAGACGAGAGTATGATCGAAGCCTTCAAAGAAGGAAAAGACATCCACTCGATGACGGCTAGCAAAGTATTCAAAGTGCCATTGGAAGAAGTGACTTCCGATATGCGTCGCAAAGCCAAAACGGCGAACTTCGGAATCATTTACGGCATTTCGGCCCACGGTCTTTCACAGCGTCTGGATATTCCGAGAAAAGAAGCCTCGGCGATTATAGAAGCCTATTTCGAACAATTCCCTGCCGTCAAGAAATATATGGACGACGTGATCGAACAAGCCCGTGAAAACGAATACGTGGAAACGGTTTTCGGACGCCGCCGTTACCTCCGCGATATCAACTCCCGAAGCGCCGTAATGCGCGGTTACGCCGAGCGAAACGCCATTAACGCCCCGATTCAGGGCAGCGCCGCGGATACCATCAAAAAAGCGATGATCAATATCCACGCTTGGATGAAAGCCAAAAAGCTGAAATCAAAGATGATTCTGCAAGTACATGACGAATTGGTATTCGACGCACATAAGGACGAATTGGAATTATTGCGCAAAGAAATTCCAACATTCATGAAAGCCGCCGCCGATTTGGAAGTTCCTTTGGAAGCCGAAGTAGGAGAGGGCTTGAATTGGCTGGAGGCGCATTGA
- a CDS encoding AMP-dependent synthetase/ligase: MIYKYSTLIDLFEDSVRKFGSNQLLFEKKAGRFSGTSYTQTRRLSKEFSAGLMAMGLRKGDRVAMISEARNYWIIGELGIFYAGAVSVPLSVKLEERSELRFRMEHAGCRVAIISGSQLEKVRNVREELPDLEKVIVLDDLALEEGEFSVDSVMESGRKYLAENADKLKARAKSLDSGSMATISYTSGTTSDPKGIVLTHGNYVANVIQSADIMKSISEKDRTLLVLPLDHSFSHTAGIYGVMVKGASMASPEMGPTPIDTLRNVPLNIQEFRPTFLLSVPALAKSVRYNVERGVKQQGPKVEQMFRKAMLFAYDYNKEGDNRGEGKSWMDSLKYKLYDFFVFRQVRKSLGGKLRFFIGGGALLDIELQRFFYALGIPMFQGYGLSEASPTISANRLQDHKLGSSGRLVRDLEMRICDEDGKELPVGATGEIVVKGPNVMAGYWQNEEATKKALRDGWLYTGDMGYMGHDGFLYVLGRYKSLLIGNDGEKFAPEGIEESISETSAYIKQVLVYNNQSPYTVALVVPNKESLVRKLKRMNHSIHTEAGQKAALELIQSDVDRFKKGGDMETLYPQRWLPMALAVLPEGFTEQNRFLNSTLKVRRSRVFGFYKSRIEELFEPENVNIVNPKNMHVISKL; encoded by the coding sequence ATGATATATAAATATAGTACGCTTATTGACTTATTTGAGGACAGTGTCCGGAAATTCGGCTCGAACCAGCTACTTTTTGAGAAGAAGGCGGGGCGTTTTTCGGGGACTAGTTATACTCAAACCCGCCGGCTCTCGAAGGAGTTTTCCGCCGGACTGATGGCTATGGGGCTTCGCAAAGGCGACCGCGTGGCTATGATTTCCGAAGCCAGAAACTATTGGATTATTGGAGAACTCGGGATATTCTATGCCGGAGCCGTAAGCGTACCACTGTCGGTGAAGTTGGAGGAACGTTCAGAATTGCGTTTTCGGATGGAGCATGCCGGGTGCCGGGTTGCGATTATTTCAGGATCTCAGCTTGAGAAGGTCCGGAATGTACGGGAAGAGTTGCCTGATTTGGAGAAAGTTATCGTGCTTGATGATTTGGCGCTTGAGGAAGGCGAATTTTCCGTGGACTCGGTAATGGAATCCGGCCGGAAATATCTGGCAGAGAACGCGGATAAGCTGAAAGCCCGTGCGAAGTCGTTGGATTCTGGCAGTATGGCGACTATCAGTTATACGTCTGGGACTACTTCCGATCCGAAAGGAATCGTGTTGACGCATGGAAATTACGTGGCCAACGTAATCCAGAGCGCGGATATCATGAAGTCGATTTCTGAAAAGGATCGGACGTTGCTGGTTCTGCCTTTGGATCATTCGTTTTCCCATACGGCCGGTATTTATGGCGTTATGGTTAAAGGGGCTTCGATGGCTTCGCCTGAAATGGGGCCAACGCCTATCGATACTTTGCGGAATGTGCCGTTGAACATTCAGGAATTTCGTCCCACTTTCTTACTTAGTGTACCGGCTTTGGCTAAAAGCGTCCGTTATAACGTGGAGCGTGGTGTCAAGCAACAGGGACCGAAGGTGGAACAAATGTTCCGCAAAGCGATGTTGTTCGCTTATGACTACAACAAAGAAGGAGATAACCGTGGTGAAGGGAAAAGCTGGATGGACAGCTTAAAGTATAAGCTTTACGATTTTTTCGTTTTCCGGCAGGTAAGAAAATCTTTGGGCGGAAAGCTACGCTTCTTTATAGGTGGCGGAGCTTTGCTTGATATCGAGTTGCAGCGCTTTTTCTACGCTTTGGGAATACCGATGTTCCAGGGTTATGGCTTGAGTGAGGCATCTCCTACAATTTCGGCCAATCGTCTGCAGGATCATAAGTTAGGTTCGTCCGGAAGGTTGGTGCGTGATCTTGAAATGAGGATTTGCGACGAAGACGGTAAGGAATTGCCTGTAGGGGCCACAGGCGAAATAGTGGTGAAAGGTCCGAATGTAATGGCCGGTTATTGGCAAAACGAGGAGGCAACAAAGAAAGCTTTGCGTGACGGTTGGCTCTACACAGGCGATATGGGCTACATGGGCCATGACGGCTTTTTGTATGTTTTGGGACGATACAAAAGCCTATTGATTGGTAATGACGGGGAAAAATTCGCCCCTGAGGGAATAGAAGAGTCAATTTCGGAGACTTCGGCTTATATCAAGCAGGTGTTGGTCTATAATAACCAGAGCCCGTACACGGTGGCTTTGGTGGTCCCGAACAAGGAGAGCTTGGTCAGAAAGCTGAAGCGAATGAATCACTCAATCCATACGGAAGCGGGGCAAAAAGCGGCTTTGGAATTGATCCAATCGGATGTAGACCGATTTAAGAAGGGGGGGGATATGGAAACGCTCTATCCGCAACGTTGGTTGCCGATGGCTCTGGCCGTATTGCCGGAAGGTTTTACGGAACAAAACAGGTTCCTGAACAGCACGTTGAAAGTGCGTCGCTCACGCGTTTTTGGATTCTATAAGTCCAGAATCGAGGAGCTGTTTGAGCCTGAAAATGTCAATATTGTGAACCCGAAAAATATGCACGTTATTAGCAAGCTCTGA
- a CDS encoding energy transducer TonB, whose translation MESKKNPEKDLVKTSSLFMNLGLCISLGLVITAFQWKFWDDENVKDLGTEVEQFEEIEEVVNTTQPPPPPPPKIQQPQIVEVPDEEEIEEEIEVDLDVEITEETEVEEVVFEEPAEEEAEEIFTIVEDQPEYPGGLKAFYKQVGKKLKYPSQARRMGVEGKVYVQFVVDKDGTLTEITVAKGIGAGCDEEAIRVLKTLPKWKPGKQRGRAVKVRMVIPIHFKLN comes from the coding sequence ATGGAAAGCAAGAAGAACCCCGAGAAAGATCTGGTGAAGACCAGCTCTCTCTTTATGAACTTGGGACTTTGCATTAGCCTAGGCCTTGTCATCACCGCTTTTCAGTGGAAATTCTGGGATGATGAAAATGTAAAGGATCTAGGTACGGAAGTGGAGCAGTTCGAAGAAATCGAAGAGGTAGTCAACACGACTCAGCCTCCCCCACCCCCACCACCGAAGATTCAGCAGCCTCAAATCGTAGAGGTTCCTGATGAGGAAGAAATCGAAGAGGAAATCGAGGTGGACCTTGACGTTGAAATCACCGAAGAGACCGAGGTTGAAGAGGTCGTATTCGAAGAGCCAGCCGAAGAGGAAGCCGAAGAGATCTTCACCATTGTGGAAGACCAGCCTGAGTACCCGGGTGGATTGAAAGCCTTCTACAAGCAAGTGGGTAAAAAGTTGAAGTATCCTTCGCAAGCCCGTCGTATGGGTGTTGAGGGTAAGGTGTACGTTCAGTTCGTAGTGGACAAAGACGGTACCTTGACCGAGATCACCGTAGCGAAAGGTATCGGAGCTGGATGTGACGAAGAAGCCATCCGCGTACTGAAAACTTTGCCTAAGTGGAAGCCTGGTAAGCAGCGTGGACGTGCCGTAAAAGTGCGTATGGTTATTCCAATCCACTTTAAGCTTAACTAA
- a CDS encoding YicC/YloC family endoribonuclease: protein MIKSMTGYGKAHHEDQSVSATAEIRTLNSKFLDANIRLPKAFSDKELELRNLLSSKLVRGKVAVVIEFEKIETSAPNVAVNKALFKAYYEDFQQLAKETGADDKEIFKLALQAPDVIAPAKDNHDYSQEWELVKTAVLEAIANCDEFRMQEGQALKTKLTEYADNIGNLLEQVPEYEQERVEIVKQRLRQNLQELTEEQTDKNRFEQELIYYLEKYDISEEKVRLGNHIKYFKEVLDGKESNGKKLGFISQEMGREINTLGAKANHSGLQKIVVRMKDDLEKIKEQSLNVL from the coding sequence ATGATAAAGTCGATGACGGGCTACGGCAAGGCCCATCACGAGGACCAGAGCGTAAGCGCCACGGCCGAAATCCGTACGCTGAACTCCAAGTTCCTCGATGCCAACATTAGGCTTCCGAAAGCTTTTTCTGACAAGGAGCTTGAGCTCCGGAACCTTTTGTCCTCTAAACTTGTCAGAGGCAAAGTGGCCGTGGTGATCGAATTCGAAAAGATCGAAACTTCGGCGCCGAACGTAGCCGTCAACAAGGCGCTGTTCAAAGCTTATTACGAAGATTTTCAACAACTGGCCAAAGAAACGGGCGCCGACGACAAGGAGATTTTCAAACTTGCTTTACAGGCTCCGGATGTCATCGCGCCAGCCAAAGACAACCACGACTATAGCCAAGAATGGGAGTTGGTAAAGACAGCCGTGCTTGAGGCCATCGCCAACTGCGATGAATTCAGAATGCAGGAAGGGCAGGCACTGAAGACAAAACTTACCGAATACGCCGACAACATCGGTAATTTGCTGGAGCAGGTTCCGGAATATGAGCAGGAGCGTGTAGAAATCGTAAAGCAACGACTCCGTCAGAACCTTCAGGAGCTTACCGAAGAGCAAACGGACAAAAACCGTTTTGAGCAGGAGCTGATCTATTATCTGGAAAAATACGACATCTCCGAAGAGAAAGTCCGCTTGGGCAACCACATCAAATACTTCAAGGAAGTACTGGACGGAAAAGAATCCAACGGAAAAAAACTCGGGTTCATATCTCAGGAAATGGGCAGGGAAATCAACACTCTCGGAGCCAAGGCAAACCATTCCGGACTTCAAAAGATCGTTGTCAGGATGAAAGACGACCTTGAGAAGATCAAAGAACAGTCCCTTAACGTACTCTAA
- a CDS encoding Fur family transcriptional regulator has protein sequence MNSDELLKKYGMRLTAGRRAVLDVFRQAGCALSHAEVEERLSGDLDRVTLYRTFNVFLEKGLVHRVLDDGGATKYALCGGTCSQGNHHHAHVHFKCSVCGKTQCLNSLNVPSITLPEGYEFENAHFLIQGKCPECKSKS, from the coding sequence ATGAACAGCGACGAGTTACTGAAAAAATACGGAATGAGATTGACTGCCGGAAGACGGGCCGTTTTGGACGTTTTTCGTCAAGCGGGATGTGCGCTCTCCCACGCCGAAGTGGAAGAGCGCCTATCCGGCGACTTGGACAGGGTTACGCTTTACCGGACTTTTAACGTGTTTTTGGAAAAAGGCCTCGTACATCGTGTCTTGGACGATGGCGGCGCTACCAAATACGCCCTTTGTGGCGGAACCTGTTCGCAGGGCAACCACCATCACGCTCATGTTCACTTCAAATGTAGCGTTTGTGGCAAAACCCAATGCCTCAATAGCCTTAACGTTCCCTCCATCACTTTGCCCGAAGGATATGAATTTGAGAACGCTCACTTTCTGATTCAGGGTAAATGTCCTGAATGCAAATCGAAATCCTAG
- the gcvH gene encoding glycine cleavage system protein GcvH codes for MNLPEGLKYTKDHEWIEIDGDVARIGITDFAQKELGDIVYVEIETEGETLDAEEVFGTVEAVKTVSDLLMPVSGKVLEFNEELESEPELVNSAPYEDGWMVKVQISDPSELENLLDVEAYKELIGA; via the coding sequence ATGAACCTACCTGAAGGATTGAAGTACACCAAAGATCACGAGTGGATCGAGATCGATGGCGACGTGGCGAGAATCGGAATTACCGACTTTGCCCAAAAAGAGCTTGGAGACATCGTTTACGTTGAGATCGAGACGGAGGGGGAGACCCTTGATGCCGAGGAAGTTTTCGGTACTGTTGAGGCTGTCAAGACTGTTTCCGACCTGTTGATGCCCGTTTCGGGAAAAGTGTTGGAATTCAACGAAGAGCTTGAGTCAGAGCCTGAGTTGGTGAACTCTGCCCCTTACGAAGACGGCTGGATGGTTAAGGTCCAGATCAGCGACCCTTCTGAGTTGGAGAACCTTCTGGACGTTGAGGCTTACAAAGAGCTTATCGGAGCGTAA